One Brassica napus cultivar Da-Ae chromosome A1, Da-Ae, whole genome shotgun sequence genomic region harbors:
- the LOC106389247 gene encoding UPF0725 protein At4g29550 codes for MRDASPEYDPEYARIAAEVRAELKELGEDEQNSFSDDDDPADRGWSTYVTDAKAFFAGRRIKPKAWRFYYDRGLCARLALYCYNLQKGTVYDFWFISQLHEQTHRSFTKSFITFEAVNPADRTSPVTFETCVKHNDDQVTHVPNLWWETHICRVEGSEEADYEWDDGAVNDCYKGEMPKWLSDEDQQRCYVVKQSELHDEKNGWLLILTEFAFFTKWNGPLSPGEIEDCRPLITQHVVVETLDEEAEKEQSSDKVINAANAIFYISFECVEDPTIGRYRAVVRKTMDGKPGHMRLEVTCSKV; via the exons ATGAGGGACGCGTCGCCAGAATATGATCCTGAGTATGCCCGAATCGCAGCGGAG GTGCGGGCGGAATTGAAGGAGCTCGGAGAAGATGAACAAAATTCATTCTCCGATGATGATGATCCCGCTGATCGTGGGTGGTCCACATACGTTACAGATGCCAAA GCTTTTTTTGCTGGTAGGAGGATAAAACCTAAAGCATGGCGCTTTTATTATGACAGGGGCCTCTGCGCTAGACTTGCACTCTACTGTTACAATCTTCAGAAG GGCACAGTTTACGATTTTTGGTTTATCAGTCAGCTACATGAGCAGACTCACCGTTCCTTCACCAAGTCTTTCATAACATTTGAGGCGGTGAATCCAGCCGACCGTACTTCTCCAGTCACTTTTGAGACTTGCGTTAAGCATAACGATGATCAAGTTACACACGTCCCCAATTTGTGGTGGGAGACTCACATTTGCAGGGTGGAAG GTAGCGAAGAGGCTGATTATGAGTGGGACGATGGAGCCGTAAATGATTGTTACAAAGGTGAAATGCCCAAATGGCTGTCTGATGAAGATCAGCAACGATGCTATGTG GTTAAACAATCAGAGCTTCATGACGAGAAAAACGGGTGGCTGCTTATCTTAACTGAGTTTGCCTTCTTCACGAAATGGAATGGACCTCTCAGTCCGGGAGAGATTGAGGATTGCCGACCTTTGATTACTCAACATGTGGTTGTGGAAACTCTTGATGAAGAAGCTGAGAAAGAGCAGTCGAGTGATAAAGTGATCAATGCGGCCAATGCAATCTTCTACATATCTTTTGAGTGCGTGGAGGATCCAACAATAGGTCGTTACAGGGCGGTTGTACGGAAGACGATGGATGGGAAACCTGGGCACATG
- the LOC106389418 gene encoding UPF0725 protein At4g29550, with the protein MLFQTIPISTKKGWPIQGTNFKFVRLEKYNVISTAYDYVYVTFNAKDPVSGSVFSFQTLLNEDSSPDCPVMWTTLACRIKCDDAVDDHWDDKAVDDFYKDAIPKWSSHEELARGNKNYYVVQESELQENDWLYLFTEIAFYSKTNNVLTAPPPLEIKRVVVVTKEDTEEGHEKLKAQNAIYYVSYKYNGESSEWARDHKAVIRKTMDGKPGHLYLEVVSAD; encoded by the exons ATGTTGTTCCAAACGATCCCGATTTCAACAAAGAAGGGTTGGCCGAT ACAGGGAACAAACTTCAAGTTTGTCCGCTTGGAAAAGTATAATGTTATCTCTACTGCATACGACTACGTCTATGTAACTTTCAACGCCAAGGATCCTGTCTCCGGCTCGGTCTTCTCTTTTCAGACCTTGTTAAACGAAGATTCTTCCCCAGACTGTCCCGTTATGTGGACTACCTTAGCCTGCAGAATCAAAT GTGACGATGCTGTGGATGATCATTGGGACGATAAGGCAGTAGACGATTTCTACAAAGATGCAATACCCAAATGGTCGTCTCATGAAGAATTGGCTCGTGGCAATAAAAACTATTATGTG GTGCAAGAATCAGAGTTGCAGGAGAATGACTGGCTGTATCTATTCACCGAAATTGCGTTCTACTCCAAAACAAATAAC GTGTTGACTGCTCCCCCACCCTTGGAGATTAAGAGGGTGGTTGTAGTAACTAAAGAAGACACAGAAGAAGGACATGAGAAGCTGAAAGCCCAAAATGCAATCTACTACGTAAGTTACAAGTATAATGGTGAATCTTCAGAGTGGGCACGTGATCACAAAGCGGTAATAAGGAAAACCATGGATGGGAAGCCAGGACACTTGTATCTTGAAGTTGTATCAGCAGATtga